A segment of the Candidatus Methylomirabilota bacterium genome:
GCGGCGGCTCATCGGGCGCTCGAGCGGGCATTCGGTGCGCGCTATCACGTTCGGGTGGGCTCACCTGTCGCCCTGGACGACACATCGGAGCCCGAGCCCGACCTGGCGGTCGTGGCCGGACGGCCCTGGGACTACCGTCGGGGACATCCCTCCAAACCCGTGCTTGCCGTGGAGGTCGCCGAGACGTCGCTGGCGAAGGATCGCCTGTGGAAAGGCGGCCTTTACGCCCGTGCAGGCATCGCCGACTACTGGATCGTGAACCTCGTGGACGAGGTGCTCGAGGTCTATCGCCAGCCGGTGCCCGAGCCGTCCCGCCGCTTCGGGTGGAAGTACGCGAGCGTGCGGCTCTTCAAGCGGAACGCGGTCGTCTCGCCGCTCGCCGCGCCGCGCGCCCGAATCCGTGTCGCCGACCTCCTCCCCTAACCTCGCCGGCCCCTGTCTCGGGATCGGCGTCGCTCTCCCTTCCAAGCCCTTTGCGGCACGACGGGAGCCTCTATGTCGCCGACGATGTTCGCGGTGCCCGCCATACAGCCGAAGACGCGCTTGCGAGACGTCTTGACATTGTCTTTCATGACCACCCCCTTAACGTCGCCTGCGACGAACCAGCCGCAGTCCTTCGCGCGCCGCCGCGGCGTCGAGCTGATCGTCCCACGACACGAACAGCGTCTCCCCTCCGGGACGCCTCGCCAAAATCACCGCCGAAGCGAGGTGGACGGCGTCGTAGGCTCGGAGCCGGTGGACCTCAGCCAAGCGCGCCGCATCGATCAACATATCTTCGGCGAGCTCGAGCCGCGCGTACCGCCCCCAGTGCCCTTCCAGGTCCTCGAGCACCCGCCGGTGCTCGGCCGGTGTGAGCCCCCCCGCATGGCGCCGCCGGGCGAGCGCCGCGCGTGTTTCCACGTAGGTCATCAAAGCAAGTCGCGGCCGCATACCGTCAGAGTTGACGCCGCCGCGACCCGTCTCTAGAGTTGGCCGTCTGTGCCCTCGCTCGCGCGCCTCGACTACGGCTGGGTCGTCGTGGCCGGCCTCTGCGTCACCGAGACCGTGTCGTGGGGCATCCTCTACTACGGCTTCCCGGTGATGCTCCGGCCGATGGAGGCCGAGCTGGGCTTCTCGCGCGTTGAGCTGACCGGCGCCTTCTCGGTGGGAATGGGCGTGGCCGCGCTGGCCGCGCTACCGGTGGGGCGCTGGATCGACCGGCACGGCGCCCGCGCGCTCATGACGCTCGGCTCGTGCCTGGCGGTCGGGCTGCTGCTCGTCTGGTCACGCGTGGAGAGCCTGCCCGCGCTCTACGCGGTCTGGTGCGCGATGGGCCTGGCGCTGGCCGCCACGCTCTACGAGCCCGCCTTCGCGGCCGTGGTGGGCTGGTTCGCCACCGGCCACCGCGATCGAGCGCTCCTGACGGTCACACTCGCCGCCGGCTTCGCCAGCACGATCTTCATGCCCACCGAGGCCTGGCTGGTCGAGCGGTTCGGCTGGCGGACCACGCTGCTCGTGCTGGCGACGATCCTCGCCGTGGTGA
Coding sequences within it:
- a CDS encoding Uma2 family endonuclease; the encoded protein is MVKKGAFDSHDRVELLDGLLVIKEPQGNVHAAAVAAAHRALERAFGARYHVRVGSPVALDDTSEPEPDLAVVAGRPWDYRRGHPSKPVLAVEVAETSLAKDRLWKGGLYARAGIADYWIVNLVDEVLEVYRQPVPEPSRRFGWKYASVRLFKRNAVVSPLAAPRARIRVADLLP
- a CDS encoding type II toxin-antitoxin system VapC family toxin, with the translated sequence METRAALARRRHAGGLTPAEHRRVLEDLEGHWGRYARLELAEDMLIDAARLAEVHRLRAYDAVHLASAVILARRPGGETLFVSWDDQLDAAAAREGLRLVRRRRR